Proteins from a single region of Nomascus leucogenys isolate Asia chromosome 2, Asia_NLE_v1, whole genome shotgun sequence:
- the SPATA9 gene encoding spermatogenesis-associated protein 9 yields the protein MPIKPVGGICGQVLKNFSGRIEGIQKAIMDFVDEFKDEFPTILRLSQSNQKREPAQKTSKIRMAIALAKINRATLIHGLNSISRSSKSVAKLLHPQLACRLLELRDISGRLLREVNAPRQPLYNMQVRKGSLFEIISFPAKTALTSIIYASYAALIYLAVCVNAVLEKVKNIFQEEESVRQNREESENCRKAFSEPVLSEPMFAEGEIKAKPYRSLPETADISDYPKLLANKQSNNIQVLHSVFDQSAEMNEQI from the exons ATGCCAATCAAACCTGTTGGAGGGATATGTGGGCAGGTGTTGAAGAACTTTTCTGGAAGAA TCGAGGGGATCCAGAAAGCAATCATGGACTTTGTAGATGAGTTTAAAGATGAATTTCCCACCATCCTAAGATTATCACAGTctaatcag aaaagagaACCTGCGCAGAAAACATCCAAAATCAGGATGGCTATTGCTTTAGCTAAGATTAATCGAGCAACATTAATTCATGGATTAAACAGCATATCCAGATCCTCCAAATCCGTGGCCAAACTTCTGCATCCTCAGCTTGCATGCAGACTTTTAGAGCTAAGGGACATATCTGGTCGTCTGCTGAGGGAAGTTAATGCGCCGAGGCAACCCCTATATAACATGCAG gTCAGAAAGGGTTCTTTGTTTGAAATCATCTCCTTTCCAGCAAAGACTGCTTTAACTAGCATAATATATGCTTCATATGCAGCACTCATTTATTTG GCAGTCTGTGTTAATGCTGTGCTGGAGAAGGTAAAGAACATCTTCCAGGAAGAAGAATCCGTAAGGCAAAACAGAGAAGAGAGTGAAAATTGTAGAAAAGCCTTTTCTGAGCCTGTGCTTTCAGAGCCTATGTTTGCTGAAGGTGAAATCAAAGCAAAACCTTATAGGTCATTGCCAGAGACGGCAGACATTTCAGATTACCCCAAGCTTCTTGCTAATAAGCAGAGTAATAACATCCAAGTTTTACATTCTGTGTTTGACCAATCAGCTGAAATGAATGAGCAAATCTGA
- the RFESD gene encoding Rieske domain-containing protein isoform X2 → MNLDDSAQDPEKREYSSVCVGREDDIKKSERMTAVVHDREVVIFYHKGEYHAMDIRCYHSGGPLHLGDIEDFDGRPCIVCPWHKYKITLATGEGLYQSINPKDPSAKPKWCSKGIKQRIHTVTVDNGNIYVTLSNEPFKCDSDFYATGDFKVIKSSS, encoded by the exons ATGAATCTTGATGACTCTGCACAAGATCCTGAAAAGAGGGAATATTCTTCTGTCTGTGTGGGCAGAGAAGATGACATTAAAAAATCCGAAAGAATGACAGCTGTTGTCCATGATAGAGAAGTGGTCATTTTCTACCACAAGGGAGAATATCATGCTATGGATATTCGCTGTTAcc ACTCAGGAGGACCTTTACATTTGGGAGATATAGAg GATTTTGATGGACGACCGTGTATAGTTTGCCCCTGgcataaatacaaaattactttGGCAACAGGAGAAGGTCTGTACCAGTCTATAAACCCTAAAGATCCATCGGCAAAACCCAAGTGGTGCTCCAAAGGAATAAAGCAAAGGATTCACACAGTGACAGTAGACAATGGGAATATTTATGTGACTCTTTCTAATGAACCTTTTAAGTGTGACTCTGATTTTTATGCCACTGGAGACTTCAAAGTAATTAAGAGTTCTTcctga
- the RFESD gene encoding Rieske domain-containing protein isoform X1: MLKCFRNCLRPSSLSTLPLQYGILFPQLLACLVHLHFGHFSSAVISVTSFYLSMNLDDSAQDPEKREYSSVCVGREDDIKKSERMTAVVHDREVVIFYHKGEYHAMDIRCYHSGGPLHLGDIEDFDGRPCIVCPWHKYKITLATGEGLYQSINPKDPSAKPKWCSKGIKQRIHTVTVDNGNIYVTLSNEPFKCDSDFYATGDFKVIKSSS; the protein is encoded by the exons ATGTTGAAGTGCTTCAGGAATTGTCTTAGACCTTCTTCCTTATCTACACTTCCTCTCCAA TATGGAATTCTCTTCCCCCAGCTGTTGGCATGTCTAGTTCATTTGCATTTTGGGCATTTCAGCTCAGCTGTCATCTCAGTGACCAGTTTTTATCTGAG CATGAATCTTGATGACTCTGCACAAGATCCTGAAAAGAGGGAATATTCTTCTGTCTGTGTGGGCAGAGAAGATGACATTAAAAAATCCGAAAGAATGACAGCTGTTGTCCATGATAGAGAAGTGGTCATTTTCTACCACAAGGGAGAATATCATGCTATGGATATTCGCTGTTAcc ACTCAGGAGGACCTTTACATTTGGGAGATATAGAg GATTTTGATGGACGACCGTGTATAGTTTGCCCCTGgcataaatacaaaattactttGGCAACAGGAGAAGGTCTGTACCAGTCTATAAACCCTAAAGATCCATCGGCAAAACCCAAGTGGTGCTCCAAAGGAATAAAGCAAAGGATTCACACAGTGACAGTAGACAATGGGAATATTTATGTGACTCTTTCTAATGAACCTTTTAAGTGTGACTCTGATTTTTATGCCACTGGAGACTTCAAAGTAATTAAGAGTTCTTcctga